A genomic segment from Methanoplanus limicola DSM 2279 encodes:
- a CDS encoding cobalamin B12-binding domain-containing protein, whose translation MSDFSARGKGADGNKKIRSPDTDDMVAALIAVDRVRAGRIAEESCGHGSPILCTEKLIMPALEEVGRLWESGELSLSQVYMSGRICEEIVDTILPPKDPQRTYQPKIGIAVIEDHHTLGKRIVASVLRAGGYEITDYGHGISAADLAGMVVRDKVEIMLISALMLPAALSIKDAVSVIREKQPGTVIIVGGAPFSFDEVLWKDVGADAMGRSAIESLELVRRYAGEVEI comes from the coding sequence ATGAGCGATTTCAGTGCCCGGGGGAAGGGGGCTGACGGAAATAAAAAGATAAGATCTCCGGATACAGACGATATGGTTGCCGCCCTTATCGCTGTTGACAGGGTTCGTGCGGGAAGAATTGCAGAAGAGTCATGCGGTCACGGCTCTCCCATCCTCTGCACTGAAAAACTTATAATGCCGGCACTTGAGGAGGTCGGCAGGCTCTGGGAGTCAGGTGAGCTGTCACTCTCACAGGTCTATATGAGCGGGCGGATATGCGAAGAGATTGTCGATACAATTCTGCCGCCAAAGGACCCGCAGAGGACTTATCAGCCAAAGATTGGCATAGCGGTCATTGAAGACCATCATACACTTGGCAAACGGATTGTTGCATCTGTACTCAGGGCTGGCGGGTATGAGATTACAGATTACGGCCATGGGATTTCTGCTGCTGATCTCGCCGGCATGGTTGTCCGGGATAAGGTTGAAATTATGCTCATCTCTGCCCTTATGCTCCCGGCTGCTCTCAGTATTAAGGACGCTGTTTCAGTTATCAGGGAGAAGCAGCCCGGAACTGTCATTATTGTCGGAGGGGCACCTTTCAGTTTCGATGAAGTGCTCTGGAAGGATGTCGGGGCGGACGCTATGGGGCGTTCTGCTATTGAGTCTTTAGAACTTGTCAGGAGATATGCAGGAGAGGTGGAAATATGA
- a CDS encoding sensor histidine kinase — MTEKRFVVLCCGNIRAEADEAVAGFEGVSVISYPPHCGHVRSFWDTVSRYYEEAVSDGSRVFFCGCGCQNTLDIPDEVRESPDFISGGDGASLFLPEFLVRSYERKGCMAVLPGFLLKWRENASCDGLDSRTAAELYGEALSEVLLIDTGLHPGISGDLKDFSEFTKLPGRIIPAGTEYLRLRIEPEYLKWKFENERAGLKGRVRECEKKAADYSMVADLTDKIIGSYDEEMIIHEVLDLFVMLFSPETVYYIRSDGGVPGQVVSITGGEVFLDGDEMEFFSSDTDTAVFSSLDGFSVRVSYGGHIKGVISVKGVLFPKYLEKYLNLAHFICRIAGLSITVAETYSDLLQTVSDRNYELSERRKAEMALKHSNKKLGILSGITRHDILNNLMIIQGYLELVDALDIDKSSLLEKYLLNVSNAASAIQRQIEFTREYEELGAEEPAWFDPGMIIKKIGQGRIPVVSECSGYEVFADPMIERAFYNLYDNTLRHGEGASEVRVFCLPEEESEGLIIVFEDDGGGVLEGMKERIFERGIGSNTGLGLFLIREILAITGITIKETGVYGEGVRFEMYVQKGGWRTA, encoded by the coding sequence TTGACTGAGAAGCGGTTTGTCGTCCTCTGCTGCGGGAATATAAGGGCAGAGGCGGATGAGGCAGTCGCGGGTTTTGAAGGTGTATCTGTCATATCTTATCCTCCCCATTGCGGGCATGTCAGATCATTTTGGGATACTGTGAGCCGTTATTATGAGGAGGCCGTCTCAGACGGCAGCAGAGTATTTTTCTGCGGGTGTGGATGCCAGAATACTTTAGACATACCGGATGAGGTGAGAGAAAGTCCGGATTTCATATCCGGAGGGGATGGGGCGTCGCTTTTCCTCCCGGAATTTCTTGTCAGGAGTTATGAGAGGAAGGGATGTATGGCTGTTCTGCCCGGATTTTTGCTTAAGTGGCGGGAGAATGCATCCTGTGACGGTCTTGACAGCAGGACTGCGGCGGAGTTATACGGTGAGGCTTTATCTGAGGTCCTGCTCATTGATACCGGCCTTCATCCCGGAATTTCCGGCGATTTAAAGGATTTTTCGGAATTTACTAAGCTTCCGGGACGGATTATTCCGGCAGGGACTGAGTATCTCCGTCTCAGGATAGAACCGGAATATCTGAAGTGGAAGTTTGAGAATGAGAGGGCCGGACTTAAAGGGAGGGTTCGGGAGTGTGAGAAGAAGGCTGCCGATTATTCGATGGTCGCTGATCTAACTGACAAAATTATCGGCAGCTATGATGAGGAGATGATCATCCATGAGGTTTTAGACCTCTTTGTGATGCTCTTTTCGCCGGAGACGGTATATTATATCAGGTCTGACGGCGGAGTTCCGGGTCAGGTTGTGAGCATCACCGGCGGTGAGGTTTTTTTGGACGGGGACGAGATGGAATTTTTCAGTTCGGATACAGATACGGCGGTCTTCTCTTCTCTGGACGGTTTCTCTGTCAGGGTATCTTACGGCGGCCATATAAAGGGCGTCATCTCGGTAAAGGGTGTTTTATTCCCAAAATACCTGGAGAAGTATCTGAATCTTGCACATTTTATATGCAGGATTGCCGGCCTTTCGATTACTGTCGCTGAGACGTACAGTGACCTTTTGCAGACTGTATCGGACAGGAATTATGAGTTGAGTGAACGCAGGAAGGCCGAGATGGCACTTAAGCATTCCAATAAGAAACTTGGGATTTTATCCGGGATTACCAGGCATGACATCTTAAATAATCTGATGATAATTCAGGGTTATCTGGAACTGGTGGATGCTCTTGATATTGATAAAAGTTCTCTGCTTGAGAAGTATTTATTAAATGTCAGTAATGCTGCTTCTGCAATCCAGCGTCAGATCGAGTTCACCCGTGAGTATGAGGAGCTTGGGGCTGAAGAGCCGGCCTGGTTTGATCCGGGCATGATTATTAAAAAGATTGGTCAGGGACGGATTCCTGTGGTCAGTGAATGCAGTGGGTATGAGGTCTTTGCAGACCCGATGATTGAGAGGGCATTTTACAACCTCTATGACAATACGCTCCGGCATGGTGAGGGTGCCTCTGAGGTGCGGGTTTTCTGTCTGCCGGAGGAGGAATCTGAGGGGTTAATTATTGTCTTTGAGGATGACGGGGGCGGAGTTTTGGAGGGTATGAAGGAGAGGATATTTGAACGTGGTATTGGCTCAAATACAGGCCTTGGGCTGTTTTTAATCCGCGAGATTCTTGCGATCACCGGAATTACGATTAAGGAGACGGGGGTTTACGGCGAGGGCGTGAGGTTTGAGATGTATGTGCAGAAAGGTGGATGGCGGACTGCATAG
- a CDS encoding hybrid sensor histidine kinase/response regulator, protein MNGSESSDQPVSILYVDDEPVLLDAGKLYIEHTGNFTVTTCDNASDALNLLTENKYDAIISDYQMPECDGISFLKILRGRGDDTPFIIFTGKSREEIVIEALNSGADFYLQKGGEPRSQFAELTNKIHYAVSKRKGEEALRKNEELFRGLFDTITSGSAIYEVKNDGRCGRDYIVRDFNRMALEIEGRTKSEVVGKSLLDLRPNIDEYGLIPVFQRVWKTGVPEYYPEKAYTDDKYASWYDNRVFCLQTGEIVSVYNDVTDRVKADVELKESEDYLKKVLHTARDGFVVIDGEGRIKDVNEAYSAMTGYSPEELLDMNITDIDAEETFEHTLARIESIRSRSELFETAHKKKDGSLIDIEVSATWLDTHGGEVICFCRDITGRRQAERALRESEAHFRDLFRNHAAVKMVIDPKDGRITDANPAAVKFYGWSEEELKRMRIHDINTLTPEEIDREIKRATEEGKIHFEFRHRRADGSVRDVDVYSTKITINKKTLLYSIIHDITERKQAESALIRTNRQLNLLSGITRHDILNKVMVLQAFLEFAGENCADNTRCGHLKKASDAASAIQRQIEFTREYEQLGVHEPVWLPVAALLEKIDDRQFPITCSCPEVLIYADPMVEKVFYNLYDNTVRHAEGATGISVSCRPADSAFVIIWEDDGCGVPDDMKEKIFKRGVGANTGLGLFLIREILAITGITIRENGVHGKGARFEMTVPAGAWKYE, encoded by the coding sequence ATGAACGGTTCAGAGTCCTCAGACCAGCCGGTATCAATATTATATGTGGATGACGAACCGGTACTTCTTGATGCAGGAAAGTTATATATTGAGCATACCGGAAATTTTACTGTCACAACCTGCGATAATGCGTCTGATGCCTTAAATCTGCTGACAGAGAATAAATACGACGCCATAATATCAGACTACCAGATGCCGGAATGTGACGGCATCTCATTTTTAAAAATACTCCGCGGACGCGGAGATGATACTCCGTTTATAATCTTCACAGGGAAAAGCCGCGAAGAGATAGTAATTGAAGCCTTAAACAGCGGCGCAGACTTTTATCTCCAGAAGGGCGGTGAACCGAGGTCACAGTTTGCCGAACTCACCAATAAGATACATTATGCGGTCTCAAAGAGGAAGGGGGAAGAGGCGCTCCGGAAGAACGAAGAACTCTTCAGGGGACTTTTTGATACAATCACAAGCGGTTCTGCCATCTATGAGGTCAAAAACGATGGCAGATGCGGCAGAGATTACATTGTCAGGGACTTTAACCGGATGGCACTTGAGATTGAGGGCAGAACAAAATCTGAAGTGGTGGGAAAGAGCCTCTTAGACCTCCGCCCGAATATTGACGAATACGGGCTGATTCCGGTCTTTCAGAGGGTCTGGAAGACAGGTGTCCCGGAATATTACCCCGAGAAGGCATATACTGATGACAAATATGCCAGCTGGTACGACAACCGGGTCTTTTGTCTCCAAACCGGAGAGATCGTCTCGGTATATAACGATGTAACCGACCGGGTAAAGGCAGATGTGGAACTTAAGGAGAGCGAGGATTACCTGAAGAAAGTTCTGCATACGGCAAGGGACGGCTTTGTCGTAATTGACGGGGAGGGGAGAATTAAGGATGTAAACGAGGCCTACTCTGCAATGACGGGTTATTCGCCGGAGGAACTTTTGGACATGAATATCACTGATATCGATGCAGAGGAGACCTTCGAACATACCCTGGCAAGGATTGAGAGTATCAGGAGCAGATCTGAGCTTTTTGAAACTGCCCACAAAAAGAAAGACGGCAGTCTCATCGATATTGAAGTCTCGGCAACCTGGCTGGATACTCACGGCGGAGAGGTAATCTGCTTCTGCCGGGATATTACAGGACGCAGGCAGGCAGAAAGGGCACTACGGGAGAGCGAGGCGCATTTCAGGGACCTCTTCAGAAATCACGCCGCAGTCAAGATGGTCATTGATCCAAAGGACGGCAGGATAACTGACGCCAACCCGGCAGCGGTAAAGTTCTACGGGTGGAGTGAGGAGGAACTTAAGCGGATGAGAATTCATGATATCAATACCCTCACACCTGAAGAGATAGACCGGGAGATAAAGAGAGCAACAGAAGAGGGGAAGATTCATTTTGAGTTCCGCCACAGGCGTGCTGACGGTTCGGTCCGGGATGTTGACGTGTACAGCACAAAAATCACAATAAACAAAAAAACTCTGCTGTACTCTATCATCCATGATATTACCGAACGTAAACAGGCAGAATCGGCCCTTATACGTACTAACCGCCAGCTAAACCTCCTGTCCGGCATAACCCGCCATGATATCCTCAACAAGGTCATGGTGCTTCAGGCATTCCTTGAATTCGCCGGTGAGAACTGTGCCGATAATACCCGGTGTGGGCATCTGAAGAAGGCCTCTGATGCAGCTTCTGCAATTCAGCGCCAGATTGAGTTCACACGCGAGTATGAACAGCTTGGCGTTCATGAACCGGTGTGGCTCCCAGTAGCCGCTCTTCTTGAGAAGATAGATGATAGACAGTTCCCCATAACATGCAGCTGCCCCGAGGTCTTAATCTATGCAGACCCGATGGTGGAGAAGGTCTTTTACAATCTATATGACAATACTGTCCGGCATGCAGAAGGGGCAACCGGGATCTCTGTATCATGCAGGCCGGCAGATTCAGCCTTTGTAATCATCTGGGAGGATGACGGATGCGGTGTGCCGGACGATATGAAGGAGAAGATCTTTAAGCGTGGTGTCGGTGCGAATACGGGACTTGGTCTATTCCTTATTAGAGAAATCCTTGCCATCACAGGAATTACTATCCGGGAGAACGGGGTGCACGGAAAAGGTGCACGCTTTGAGATGACTGTTCCTGCCGGTGCATGGAAATATGAGTGA
- a CDS encoding uroporphyrinogen decarboxylase family protein gives MSEYMTPMQRTLTAMEFREPDRVPLFLLLTMHGAKELGLSVKDYFSEPEYVAEGQVRLQKKFGGDCFFGFTYAALEAEAWGSDVIFIDNGPPNAGRPVIHEPEDIDDIAVPEISESPCLLNTLSIVEKLNKISAGDIPVISAAVSPFSLPVMQMGFEGYLDLIYSGSPLFDKLMKKNEQFCISWANALFDAGATAVAYFDPLASPDIIDSELFRRTGLLTAKRVISKVKGPMAVHLASGRALPAVGYISETGCVGIGVSAFDDLAAVKEACYGKMTVMGNLNGVEMRRWTPETAERKVREAISAAGAGGGFILTDNHGEIPYQVPESVLYAIGEAVRKWGQYPLD, from the coding sequence ATGAGCGAATATATGACTCCGATGCAGAGAACGCTCACAGCGATGGAGTTTCGTGAGCCTGACCGGGTTCCGCTCTTTCTCCTGCTGACGATGCACGGTGCAAAGGAGCTTGGTCTTTCGGTTAAGGACTATTTTTCAGAACCGGAATATGTTGCAGAGGGGCAGGTGAGGCTTCAGAAGAAGTTTGGGGGCGACTGCTTTTTTGGATTTACCTATGCAGCTTTAGAGGCTGAGGCATGGGGCAGTGATGTCATCTTCATTGATAACGGCCCACCCAATGCCGGAAGGCCGGTCATCCATGAACCTGAGGATATAGATGATATAGCAGTCCCTGAGATATCAGAGTCTCCGTGTCTGTTAAATACCCTCAGTATAGTTGAGAAGCTGAATAAAATTTCTGCGGGCGATATTCCGGTAATATCTGCCGCAGTCTCGCCTTTTTCCCTGCCGGTCATGCAGATGGGCTTTGAAGGTTATCTCGACCTCATCTATTCGGGCAGTCCTCTCTTTGATAAGCTTATGAAGAAGAATGAGCAGTTCTGCATCTCATGGGCCAATGCACTCTTTGATGCCGGGGCAACGGCGGTTGCATACTTTGACCCGCTGGCATCCCCGGATATTATTGACTCTGAACTGTTCCGCAGGACCGGGCTTTTAACCGCAAAGAGGGTCATTTCAAAGGTCAAAGGCCCGATGGCTGTGCACCTTGCCTCGGGGCGTGCACTTCCGGCTGTCGGCTATATATCTGAGACCGGCTGTGTGGGTATCGGTGTGAGCGCCTTTGACGATCTCGCTGCCGTTAAGGAGGCATGCTATGGCAAAATGACGGTTATGGGCAATTTAAACGGGGTTGAGATGAGGAGGTGGACTCCTGAAACGGCTGAAAGAAAGGTCAGGGAGGCGATATCAGCGGCAGGGGCTGGTGGGGGATTTATTCTGACCGATAATCACGGTGAGATTCCGTATCAGGTTCCGGAATCTGTTCTTTATGCTATTGGTGAGGCAGTCCGGAAGTGGGGGCAGTATCCGCTTGACTGA
- a CDS encoding response regulator → MKKIMMCDDDRSVRGLFQKILEGMGYSVTVAESGSEAIQALSQELPDLVLLDIMMEPMDGWEVLCRIREDERTKDVPVIVFTGKMPLPEEIDRYGKLLHGFAMKPLRRKAFEDIVTGYFREDDNIAAFCEKALDSGADEEAVSEYAALRNNVRVLGEMFTYLEKIIISNPKPGDEQNPEVLKVRELLEEKEKRLHELGNILK, encoded by the coding sequence ATGAAAAAAATTATGATGTGTGATGATGACAGGTCTGTGAGAGGCCTTTTCCAGAAAATACTGGAAGGTATGGGATATTCGGTAACTGTTGCAGAAAGCGGCAGTGAAGCAATTCAGGCTCTCTCCCAAGAACTGCCTGATCTTGTACTGCTGGACATTATGATGGAGCCGATGGACGGATGGGAGGTGCTCTGCCGGATTAGGGAGGACGAACGGACAAAGGATGTCCCTGTGATTGTCTTCACCGGAAAGATGCCTCTTCCGGAGGAAATTGACAGATATGGGAAGCTTCTGCACGGTTTTGCAATGAAGCCTCTGCGAAGGAAGGCTTTTGAGGATATCGTCACCGGGTATTTCAGAGAAGATGATAATATTGCGGCTTTCTGTGAGAAGGCGCTTGATTCCGGGGCTGACGAAGAGGCCGTGAGTGAATATGCTGCTCTTCGCAATAATGTCAGGGTGCTTGGCGAGATGTTTACCTATCTTGAGAAGATAATAATCTCAAATCCAAAGCCGGGCGATGAACAGAATCCGGAGGTACTGAAGGTACGTGAACTTCTGGAAGAGAAGGAGAAGCGCCTCCATGAACTTGGGAATATTCTGAAGTGA
- a CDS encoding PAS domain S-box protein, whose protein sequence is MNTEDISGEKGLISVLYVDDEAILLKGGKIFLEKSGEITVTTCDNAEDAIKLISEKPFDAIISDIQMPGLDGISFLSHIRKRGDNTPFIIFTGKGSEELIIEALNSGADYYLEKGRDPKGQFKKLTEQVKHLADRKRSEALAQSFFYTNSDMMFVKDENFRYITANDANLKFFGISHDKLMNKTDYDLMAPDAAAECLESDKKALFTGKKVVSEETYGKRIYETTKFPIKIAHNRTGVAGIIRDITDIKEVSYKLSEIEHLNRHIIDAIPDILIRCKEDGTLADIRTPDESRLIVPREESLGKAITEVIPGELGIILMEKIRSALENENIEKIEYPVETPAGLSYYEARIIPYLKDEILALIRDITDKWEAEEELKRKNEELSAAEEELRQQVDEIVNARNELSETNEYLNSLINYANAPIIVWDADLTITRFNKAAEYLTGILAGDALGKNLQILFPKEKREASMETVRQAMAGRWLKGEEIPVRNLSSGDVKNVIWNSANILNRDGSKLISVIAQGQDITERKRAELELKESEEKFKQLFENMSSGVAVLRPDDNGEDFVFVDINKAAEEIDRIKREDVIGKKVTEIFPGVKDLGLFDIFKEVAKTGRPAFHPTGEYRDDRIYGWRENRVYRLPSGLIVAVYNDITPLKQAEEELKGSEEKFRSYIENAPVGVFITDKEGRYIDVNPAAAEMTGYSMEEMLNMTVRDLASPNAPPKTVLSFIKLRDEGSVESELLLRRKDGTDFYSMLKAVALDKDRLIGFCSDITELKETEDELKRKNEELGAAEEELRQQLDELVQAQERLEEREAYIRAVVDNIPVGIAVNSVTSEVKFEYHNENFLKYYRITAKDLDEPDRFWESVYKDPDFRDEIKNRVLTDIKSGDQNRMHWEEIPITRPGEETTYINAGNIPLEKDGSLISMVWDVTEEKRSKDQINLHLLRVKSLLGLHRISDREDAEILDYALENSISMTESRYAFIGIISPDESGMSIHRWSGSVMQECSVKDRPIHFPVASAGIWSECVRKRAPFVVNDYSAPHPEKHGCPKGHVEVTRFLSVPIFDGNRIAAVIAVANKEDDYREDDVNAAVSLGNMMWEIFRNRRAQEKIEESESRLRAIVDNLPRGAIHIMDRDLCYVFSAGPELEKNKLSNDFLAGKSLYDVLDPDNAGIIASALKSVFDGGENVTTEAKFSGQDFLVQMAPLRDPDGRINRVIELSVNITQEKEAEEKLKKQKELFKRTFESLQDAGFVLGAEPAVILAVNSAAVSLFGYNRGETVGKTTDFLHVDKASSEEYGRHIYQYIKDEMKIPRFEFRMRRKDGSVFPAEHSITPLYDSGGEISGWVLIIRDITDRKETEKRERKALEQIEENMEQLATLNDQIRNPLAVISGYVEIKCPDISTEIDEQVKLIDDIVARLDAGWIRSEKIWEYLKTHYGIGGINPEEMR, encoded by the coding sequence ATGAATACAGAAGATATATCGGGGGAAAAAGGATTAATCTCTGTTCTTTACGTGGATGACGAGGCAATACTTCTGAAGGGCGGGAAAATATTCCTTGAAAAGAGCGGAGAAATCACAGTTACAACCTGCGATAACGCAGAGGATGCTATAAAACTGATATCAGAAAAACCATTTGACGCAATAATATCCGACATCCAGATGCCCGGACTGGACGGGATATCCTTCCTTAGCCATATCCGGAAACGCGGCGACAATACGCCGTTTATAATCTTCACCGGCAAAGGTAGCGAAGAACTTATTATTGAAGCCTTAAACAGCGGTGCAGACTATTACCTTGAGAAAGGAAGAGATCCAAAAGGGCAGTTTAAAAAACTGACAGAACAGGTCAAACATCTCGCTGACAGAAAGAGAAGTGAGGCACTGGCCCAGTCCTTCTTTTATACAAACAGCGATATGATGTTTGTCAAAGATGAAAATTTCAGATATATCACAGCAAATGATGCAAACCTGAAATTTTTTGGCATCAGCCACGACAAACTCATGAATAAGACCGATTACGACCTGATGGCGCCGGACGCTGCTGCAGAATGCCTCGAATCAGATAAAAAAGCTCTTTTTACCGGAAAAAAGGTGGTTTCAGAGGAGACTTACGGCAAACGAATCTATGAGACCACAAAATTCCCGATAAAAATCGCCCATAACAGGACAGGAGTCGCAGGAATAATCCGGGACATAACTGACATAAAAGAGGTATCTTACAAACTCAGTGAAATTGAGCACCTGAACCGGCATATCATAGATGCAATCCCCGACATACTCATACGGTGCAAAGAGGACGGAACCCTGGCTGACATCCGGACACCTGACGAGAGCCGCCTGATTGTACCAAGAGAAGAGAGCCTTGGAAAGGCCATAACCGAAGTGATTCCCGGCGAACTCGGCATAATACTGATGGAAAAGATCAGGTCGGCACTGGAGAATGAAAATATTGAAAAGATCGAATATCCGGTTGAAACACCCGCCGGACTATCATATTATGAAGCCAGGATAATCCCGTACCTCAAAGATGAGATTCTCGCACTTATCCGTGATATAACCGACAAGTGGGAGGCTGAAGAAGAGCTTAAAAGAAAGAACGAAGAGCTTTCGGCCGCCGAAGAGGAGCTGAGACAGCAGGTTGACGAGATTGTCAATGCCCGCAATGAACTCTCTGAAACAAACGAATATCTAAACAGCCTTATAAATTATGCAAATGCCCCGATAATAGTCTGGGACGCTGACCTCACAATCACACGCTTCAATAAGGCCGCAGAGTACCTCACCGGAATTTTAGCCGGTGACGCTCTCGGCAAAAACCTTCAGATACTCTTCCCAAAAGAGAAGAGGGAAGCGTCCATGGAGACTGTCCGGCAGGCTATGGCAGGCAGATGGCTGAAAGGAGAAGAAATTCCCGTCCGGAACCTCTCTTCAGGAGATGTCAAAAACGTCATCTGGAATTCTGCAAATATTCTGAACCGGGACGGCTCAAAACTGATTTCAGTCATCGCACAGGGGCAGGACATCACTGAACGCAAGCGGGCAGAGCTTGAGCTTAAAGAGAGTGAAGAGAAATTTAAGCAGCTCTTTGAGAATATGAGCAGCGGGGTGGCAGTTTTACGTCCGGATGACAACGGTGAGGATTTCGTCTTTGTCGATATAAATAAAGCTGCTGAGGAGATAGACAGAATTAAAAGAGAGGATGTAATCGGAAAGAAAGTAACAGAAATTTTTCCGGGAGTAAAGGACCTGGGACTGTTTGATATTTTTAAAGAAGTTGCAAAGACAGGCAGACCGGCATTTCACCCGACAGGAGAGTACAGGGACGACAGGATCTACGGCTGGCGGGAGAACAGAGTGTACAGGCTGCCGTCCGGCCTTATAGTCGCAGTATATAACGACATCACTCCTTTGAAACAGGCAGAGGAGGAACTTAAGGGAAGCGAAGAGAAGTTCAGGAGCTATATCGAAAATGCTCCGGTAGGGGTTTTCATTACAGATAAAGAGGGACGCTACATTGACGTCAATCCCGCTGCGGCTGAGATGACCGGCTACTCCATGGAAGAGATGCTGAATATGACAGTCCGGGACCTTGCCTCACCCAATGCCCCGCCAAAGACTGTTTTGTCCTTTATAAAATTGAGAGATGAAGGCTCAGTAGAGAGCGAATTACTACTCAGAAGAAAGGACGGGACTGATTTTTATTCAATGCTAAAGGCAGTTGCGCTGGACAAAGACCGCCTGATAGGGTTCTGCTCAGATATTACAGAACTTAAAGAGACCGAAGACGAACTGAAAAGAAAGAACGAAGAGCTTGGGGCCGCCGAGGAGGAGCTGCGCCAGCAGCTTGACGAACTTGTGCAGGCACAGGAGAGGCTTGAAGAGAGGGAGGCATACATAAGAGCAGTAGTTGACAATATCCCGGTCGGGATAGCTGTAAATTCAGTGACCTCTGAGGTTAAGTTTGAATACCACAATGAAAACTTCCTGAAATATTACAGGATTACTGCAAAGGACCTTGATGAACCGGACAGATTCTGGGAGAGTGTATATAAAGATCCGGACTTCAGAGATGAGATAAAAAACAGAGTCCTGACAGATATAAAAAGCGGTGACCAGAACCGGATGCACTGGGAAGAGATACCCATAACACGTCCCGGAGAGGAGACCACCTACATTAACGCAGGAAACATTCCGCTTGAGAAAGACGGTTCTCTCATCTCAATGGTCTGGGACGTAACGGAAGAGAAGAGGTCAAAGGATCAGATCAACCTGCACCTCTTACGGGTAAAGTCTCTACTGGGCCTTCACAGAATTTCTGACCGGGAGGATGCGGAGATACTGGACTATGCACTTGAAAACAGTATTTCCATGACGGAGAGCCGTTACGCATTTATTGGCATTATATCACCGGACGAATCCGGGATGTCCATACACAGGTGGTCCGGGAGTGTTATGCAGGAATGCAGTGTTAAGGACAGACCAATACATTTCCCAGTCGCATCTGCCGGAATCTGGAGTGAATGTGTCAGAAAGCGTGCCCCGTTTGTAGTCAATGACTACTCGGCCCCCCATCCTGAAAAACACGGCTGCCCCAAAGGGCATGTCGAGGTAACCCGCTTCCTTTCCGTTCCGATATTTGACGGCAACAGGATTGCAGCGGTAATTGCGGTTGCGAACAAAGAGGACGATTACCGGGAAGATGACGTCAATGCCGCTGTAAGTCTTGGCAATATGATGTGGGAGATATTCCGGAACAGAAGAGCACAGGAGAAGATCGAAGAGAGTGAGAGCCGCCTGCGTGCCATCGTTGACAATCTGCCGCGTGGTGCCATCCATATCATGGACAGGGATCTCTGCTATGTATTCAGTGCAGGGCCTGAACTTGAAAAGAATAAACTCTCCAATGACTTCCTCGCCGGAAAGTCATTATATGACGTCCTTGACCCGGACAATGCCGGAATCATAGCCTCTGCCCTGAAATCTGTCTTTGATGGAGGTGAAAATGTCACAACCGAAGCGAAATTCTCCGGACAGGACTTCCTTGTGCAGATGGCGCCGCTTAGAGACCCGGACGGCAGGATCAACCGCGTGATAGAGCTGTCTGTCAATATTACCCAGGAAAAGGAGGCAGAAGAGAAACTCAAAAAACAAAAAGAGCTTTTCAAACGGACTTTTGAATCGCTCCAGGATGCAGGATTTGTCCTCGGTGCCGAACCTGCCGTTATTCTGGCTGTAAACAGTGCTGCCGTCTCGCTCTTTGGCTACAACCGCGGGGAGACTGTCGGGAAGACGACAGATTTCCTGCATGTGGATAAGGCATCATCTGAGGAGTATGGCAGGCATATTTATCAATATATAAAGGATGAGATGAAGATACCCAGGTTTGAGTTCCGGATGAGAAGAAAGGACGGTTCCGTCTTCCCTGCCGAACATTCGATAACCCCTCTGTATGATTCCGGCGGAGAAATTTCAGGATGGGTACTCATTATCCGGGATATTACTGACAGAAAGGAGACGGAGAAACGCGAGAGAAAAGCCCTTGAGCAGATTGAGGAGAATATGGAGCAGCTTGCAACCCTGAATGACCAGATCAGAAACCCGCTTGCCGTTATATCGGGCTATGTGGAGATTAAATGTCCGGATATATCAACAGAGATAGATGAGCAGGTAAAGCTTATTGATGATATCGTTGCAAGGCTTGATGCCGGATGGATACGTTCAGAGAAGATCTGGGAGTATTTAAAGACGCATTACGGGATTGGAGGCATAAATCCGGAGGAGATGAGATGA